A single window of Nocardia sp. NBC_01327 DNA harbors:
- a CDS encoding DUF6779 domain-containing protein, whose protein sequence is MIRVGLVAALWAAAIGALAATRYRRESATDKAKVGDLQKVYQLQLEREVAARREYELGVETRVRREVGADSEEMAALRVELTVLRESLQRLFDGDLPYERPALRADAVRVQELPSADNKIPGPSANGNWENTRDWDPWSTPADPVEQDPRSRITPVFDADHPEPPAFASPFDDPVTAETSIVTPEALERMRIPHHPADRTRDYEPPHDFEHLRPFEDDLSGSAAKAEAEQDDSREDTDAVRTAADALRAGSGVNGQRPDPASAATDKRTEPLTTLGQEQPAQVAWFETDLGAAANAPVPPTGPPANAAAQPAADAQAAPAEPAPARLAQPTPPAAPIGTASARRRRRSDDDAGSDATRRLSVAEIMANLRSEGDR, encoded by the coding sequence ATGATCCGTGTGGGCCTGGTTGCGGCGCTCTGGGCGGCCGCCATCGGGGCCCTCGCCGCGACCCGTTATCGCAGGGAGTCGGCTACGGACAAGGCGAAAGTGGGTGACCTCCAGAAGGTCTACCAACTCCAGCTGGAACGTGAGGTTGCTGCGCGCCGCGAATACGAACTCGGCGTCGAAACCCGGGTCCGCCGAGAAGTGGGCGCGGACTCGGAGGAGATGGCCGCGCTGCGCGTCGAATTGACCGTGCTGCGCGAGAGCCTGCAGCGACTCTTCGACGGCGACCTGCCCTACGAGCGGCCCGCCCTGCGTGCGGATGCCGTCCGGGTCCAGGAATTGCCCAGTGCGGACAATAAGATTCCCGGTCCGTCGGCGAACGGTAACTGGGAGAACACCCGCGACTGGGATCCGTGGTCGACGCCCGCCGATCCGGTGGAGCAGGACCCGCGCAGCCGCATCACCCCGGTCTTCGACGCCGATCATCCCGAGCCCCCGGCCTTCGCCAGTCCCTTCGACGATCCGGTGACGGCGGAGACCTCGATCGTCACTCCGGAGGCCCTGGAGCGCATGCGCATCCCGCATCACCCGGCCGACCGCACCCGCGATTACGAACCACCGCACGACTTCGAGCACCTGCGGCCCTTCGAGGACGATCTCTCCGGCTCCGCCGCGAAAGCCGAAGCCGAGCAGGATGATTCGCGGGAGGACACCGATGCCGTCCGCACGGCCGCCGATGCGCTGCGCGCCGGTTCCGGCGTCAACGGGCAGCGTCCGGACCCTGCGAGCGCGGCCACGGACAAGCGCACCGAACCGCTCACCACCCTCGGTCAGGAACAGCCGGCGCAGGTCGCGTGGTTCGAGACCGATCTCGGCGCCGCGGCCAATGCCCCGGTGCCGCCGACGGGACCGCCCGCGAATGCCGCCGCGCAGCCGGCCGCCGACGCGCAGGCCGCGCCCGCCGAGCCCGCGCCCGCGCGATTGGCGCAGCCCACACCGCCCGCGGCGCCCATCGGCACCGCGAGCGCGCGGCGCCGCCGCCGGTCCGACGACGATGCGGGCAGCGATGCCACGCGCCGGCTGTCGGTCGCGGAGATCATGGCCAATCTGCGTTCCGAGGGTGATCGGTAG
- a CDS encoding Rossmann-like and DUF2520 domain-containing protein, whose translation MTSDKDVCGTDLAPARLTVGIVSAGRVGSVLGAALERAGHVVFGVSAISDASIRRAETRLPDSRILPAEEVAARSELLLLAVPDSELAGLVAGLAAAQAVRPGTIVVHTSGANGIGILAPLTALGTLPLAIHPAMTFTGHDEDAARLANACFGVTAADDIGYAIAQALVIEMGGEPVRVSEENRTLYHAALAHGSNHLVTLVVDAVEALRAALAGPGLLGQQVIDDQPNGLAERMLAPLASAALDNALRRGPAALTGPVARGDVPAVAAHLTALESLDPRLAAGYRALSLRSAERARSNPALIDLLEGR comes from the coding sequence GTGACCTCGGACAAGGATGTCTGCGGAACCGATCTTGCGCCTGCACGATTGACGGTGGGAATCGTCTCGGCGGGACGCGTCGGCTCCGTCCTGGGTGCGGCGCTCGAGCGCGCCGGTCATGTGGTTTTCGGCGTTTCCGCTATTTCGGATGCGTCGATTCGCCGGGCCGAGACCCGGCTACCGGACTCCCGGATCCTGCCCGCCGAGGAGGTGGCCGCGCGCAGCGAACTGCTGCTGCTGGCCGTGCCGGACAGTGAATTGGCCGGTCTGGTGGCAGGTTTGGCGGCCGCGCAGGCGGTGCGGCCGGGCACCATCGTGGTGCACACCTCCGGTGCGAACGGCATCGGAATTCTCGCGCCGCTCACCGCACTGGGGACGCTGCCGCTGGCGATTCATCCGGCCATGACGTTCACCGGGCATGACGAGGATGCCGCGCGCCTGGCGAATGCCTGCTTCGGCGTGACCGCCGCGGATGACATCGGTTACGCCATCGCGCAGGCGCTGGTGATCGAAATGGGCGGCGAGCCGGTACGGGTCTCGGAGGAGAACCGCACGCTCTATCACGCGGCGCTGGCGCACGGCAGCAACCATCTGGTGACCCTTGTGGTGGATGCCGTGGAAGCGCTGCGTGCCGCCCTGGCCGGCCCCGGCCTGCTCGGTCAGCAGGTGATCGACGATCAGCCGAACGGGCTTGCCGAAAGAATGCTGGCTCCGCTCGCCTCGGCGGCGCTGGACAATGCGCTGCGACGCGGTCCGGCCGCGCTGACCGGTCCGGTGGCGCGCGGCGATGTGCCCGCGGTGGCGGCGCATCTGACGGCGCTGGAATCGCTGGATCCCCGGCTGGCGGCGGGCTATCGCGCCCTGTCATTGCGTTCGGCGGAACGCGCGCGCAGCAATCCCGCCCTGATCGATCTGCTGGAAGGACGCTGA
- the panC gene encoding pantoate--beta-alanine ligase — MDPKLRGSYKRGELTVLHDPAVVTSVAKALRSVGRTVALVPTMGALHEGHLELVRRAKRTNQVVIVSIFVNPLQFGAGEDLDKYPRTLDADVALLRAEGVELVFAPSAAEMYPDGPRTTVHPGPIGDELEGAVRPGHFAGMLTVVAKLLQICRPAEAFFGEKDYQQLALIRQMVRDLNFDLKIVAVPTVRERDGLALSSRNRFLDPVQRELATTLSAALAAGRHAAGLGAEAVLAAANSVLAAAPDIDLDYLELRGSDLGAVQASGNARLLVAARIGSTRLIDNLPVTLGTPIDGNPTTPEQPAAATR; from the coding sequence ATGGACCCGAAACTGCGTGGCAGCTACAAGCGCGGCGAGCTGACCGTGCTGCACGATCCGGCGGTGGTCACCTCGGTTGCCAAGGCCTTGCGGTCGGTGGGTCGTACGGTCGCCCTCGTCCCGACCATGGGCGCACTGCACGAGGGGCACCTGGAGCTGGTGCGGCGGGCCAAGCGCACCAATCAGGTGGTCATCGTGTCGATCTTCGTGAATCCCCTGCAATTCGGGGCGGGCGAGGATCTGGACAAGTACCCGCGCACGCTCGACGCCGATGTGGCGCTGCTGCGCGCCGAGGGTGTGGAGCTGGTCTTCGCGCCGAGCGCCGCCGAGATGTACCCGGACGGCCCGCGCACCACGGTGCATCCGGGCCCGATCGGTGACGAGCTCGAAGGCGCCGTCCGCCCGGGTCATTTCGCGGGCATGCTGACCGTGGTGGCCAAGCTGCTGCAGATCTGCCGTCCCGCCGAGGCGTTCTTCGGTGAGAAGGACTACCAGCAGCTGGCGCTCATCCGGCAGATGGTGCGGGACCTGAACTTCGATCTGAAGATCGTCGCGGTGCCGACCGTGCGCGAGCGGGACGGCCTGGCGCTGTCCTCGCGCAATCGCTTCCTGGATCCGGTGCAGCGCGAGCTGGCCACCACCCTGTCGGCAGCCCTGGCCGCCGGCCGTCATGCCGCCGGGCTCGGTGCGGAAGCCGTTCTGGCAGCGGCGAATTCGGTGCTCGCCGCCGCACCGGACATCGATCTCGACTATCTGGAGCTGCGCGGCTCCGACCTGGGTGCGGTGCAGGCCAGCGGCAATGCCCGCCTGCTGGTCGCGGCCCGGATCGGCAGCACCCGCCTGATCGACAATCTGCCCGTCACCCTCGGTACGCCGATCGACGGTAATCCGACCACCCCCGAACAGCCCGCTGCGGCAACCCGTTAG
- the panD gene encoding aspartate 1-decarboxylase, whose protein sequence is MLRTMMKSKIHRATVTHADLHYVGSVTVDQDLLDAADLLEGEQVCIVDITNGARLETYIIAGERGSGVIGINGAAAHLVNPGDLVILIAYAMMDEAELKAYAPRVVFVDDRNRQVELGSDPAHAPEGSDLISPRSLTFAN, encoded by the coding sequence ATGTTGCGCACCATGATGAAGTCCAAGATCCACCGCGCCACGGTGACCCACGCCGACCTGCACTACGTCGGATCGGTGACCGTCGACCAGGATCTGCTCGACGCCGCCGATCTGCTGGAGGGCGAGCAGGTCTGCATTGTCGACATCACCAACGGCGCCCGCCTGGAGACCTACATCATCGCGGGGGAGCGCGGCAGTGGTGTCATCGGAATCAACGGCGCCGCAGCACATCTCGTCAATCCGGGCGATCTGGTGATTCTCATCGCCTACGCCATGATGGACGAGGCCGAGCTGAAGGCGTACGCGCCGCGCGTGGTGTTCGTCGACGACCGCAACCGGCAGGTGGAACTGGGCAGCGATCCGGCGCACGCGCCGGAGGGCTCGGATCTGATCTCGCCGCGCTCGCTGACCTTCGCGAACTGA
- a CDS encoding type III pantothenate kinase codes for MLLTIDVRNTSIELGLFSGSGEHAKLVRHWRTHTNPLLTADEFALQVRGLIGADADQVVGVSALSTVPPVLRELREMLGRYWEHVPHIVVEPGVRTGIPLLVDNPKEVGADRIVNCLAAYHRFQRPAIVVDFGTAICVDLVSAKGEFLGGIIAPGVEISTEALVERSALRRAELARPRSVVGKNSMECMQSGAVFGFAGMVDGLIDRIRDEFDIFSGSDHAVVATGATAPLIVPESETIDHHEPHLTLEGLRLVYERNQQRRLR; via the coding sequence ATGCTGCTGACCATCGATGTCCGCAATACCAGTATCGAGCTGGGCCTGTTCTCCGGCAGCGGTGAGCACGCGAAGCTGGTGCGGCACTGGCGGACCCATACCAACCCCCTGCTGACGGCGGACGAGTTCGCACTGCAGGTGCGCGGTCTGATCGGCGCGGACGCCGATCAGGTGGTGGGCGTTTCGGCGCTGTCCACGGTGCCGCCGGTACTGCGCGAGCTACGCGAGATGCTGGGCCGCTACTGGGAGCATGTGCCGCACATTGTGGTGGAACCCGGTGTGCGCACCGGTATTCCGCTGCTGGTGGACAATCCCAAGGAGGTGGGCGCGGATCGCATTGTGAATTGTCTTGCCGCCTATCACCGTTTCCAGCGCCCGGCGATCGTGGTGGATTTCGGCACCGCCATCTGTGTGGATCTGGTGTCGGCCAAGGGGGAGTTCCTCGGCGGCATCATCGCCCCCGGTGTGGAGATTTCCACCGAGGCCCTGGTGGAGCGCAGCGCCCTGCGCCGCGCCGAGCTGGCCCGCCCGCGTTCGGTGGTGGGCAAGAACAGCATGGAGTGCATGCAGTCCGGCGCGGTTTTCGGTTTCGCCGGCATGGTCGACGGTCTCATCGATCGCATTCGCGACGAATTCGATATTTTCTCCGGAAGTGATCACGCGGTAGTCGCGACGGGTGCGACAGCGCCGCTGATCGTCCCGGAGTCGGAGACCATCGACCACCACGAACCGCATCTGACGCTCGAGGGTCTGCGCCTGGTCTACGAGCGCAACCAGCAGCGCCGGCTGCGCTGA
- a CDS encoding cysteine dioxygenase — protein sequence MRSSLLSIPVADSASTPARTSRLLPEVTERATASALPTRLRPADLLRLTDEGAEDTLAGRYDHLLPADGLWPVEKRWAVRLLSDDEVDLWLISWVPDVRTELHDHAGSLGALTVLSGALSEFRWNGTELRRRTLAAGDQASFPLGWVHDVVRAPESEAGISGPLDPTLSVHAYSPPLTAMSYYEVTGHGTLRRTRSVLTDQPEGELE from the coding sequence ATGCGATCTTCTTTGCTTTCGATCCCTGTCGCCGATTCGGCGTCCACTCCCGCTCGTACTTCGCGGCTGCTGCCCGAGGTGACCGAGCGGGCCACCGCATCCGCACTCCCCACCCGGCTCCGTCCCGCCGACCTGCTGCGTCTCACCGACGAAGGCGCCGAGGACACCCTGGCCGGCCGCTACGATCACCTGCTGCCCGCCGACGGCCTCTGGCCGGTCGAAAAGCGTTGGGCGGTAAGGCTTCTCTCCGATGACGAGGTCGATCTGTGGCTGATCAGCTGGGTGCCGGACGTGCGCACCGAACTGCACGATCATGCCGGTTCGCTGGGTGCGCTGACCGTGCTCTCCGGCGCGCTGTCGGAATTCCGGTGGAACGGTACGGAACTGCGCCGCCGCACGCTGGCGGCCGGTGACCAGGCCTCTTTCCCGCTGGGCTGGGTGCACGACGTGGTGCGTGCCCCGGAATCGGAGGCGGGAATCTCCGGTCCGCTGGATCCGACATTGAGCGTGCATGCCTATTCGCCGCCGCTGACGGCCATGTCCTATTACGAGGTCACCGGTCACGGCACCCTGCGGCGCACTCGTTCCGTCCTCACCGACCAGCCCGAAGGCGAACTCGAATGA
- a CDS encoding rhodanese-like domain-containing protein: MTHLTIDGMLAEARERLRRLYPVEIPQAIARGALLVDIRPQAQRLREGTLPGALVIERNVLEWRLDPTSSARLALADDHDREWIIVCSEGYTSSLAASSLQQLGLRRATDLVGGYQALKAAGLLMVAATAPHFEREVATLAWL, encoded by the coding sequence ATGACCCACTTGACGATCGACGGCATGCTCGCCGAGGCGCGCGAGCGGCTGCGACGGCTGTATCCGGTGGAAATACCCCAGGCCATTGCCCGCGGCGCGCTGCTGGTGGATATTCGCCCGCAGGCGCAGCGATTGCGGGAGGGCACCCTGCCGGGCGCCCTGGTGATCGAGCGAAATGTCCTGGAATGGCGGCTGGATCCGACCAGTTCGGCGCGTTTGGCGCTGGCCGACGACCACGATCGGGAGTGGATTATCGTCTGCTCCGAGGGTTATACGTCCAGTTTGGCGGCCTCCTCGCTGCAGCAGTTGGGACTGCGCCGCGCCACCGATCTGGTGGGTGGATATCAGGCATTGAAAGCGGCCGGACTGCTCATGGTCGCGGCCACCGCACCGCACTTCGAGCGTGAGGTCGCGACACTCGCCTGGCTCTGA
- the lysS gene encoding lysine--tRNA ligase — protein MRIRREKRERLLAEGREPYPVVVGRTHSLAEIRAAYPDLAADTQTGQQVGVAGRIIFQRNSGKLCFATLQEGDGTKLQAMISLNGVGAESLAAWKADVDLGDFVFVHGEVIASRTGELSVMADGWEMAAKALRPLPVAHKEMNEESRVRQRYVDLIIRPEAREMARTRVQAVRALRNALERRGFLEVETPMLQTIHGGAAARPFVTHSNALDLELFLRIAPELFLKRCVVGGIEKVFEINRNFRNEGADSTHSPEFAMLETYEAYGTYDDSAKMMRELIQEVAQEVYGTLLVTLADGTEYDLSGEWTTVEMYPSLSESIGVEVTPETSVQELLALADRVGLEIPQDKGYGHGKLVEELWEHVYGDKLYAPTFVRDFPVETSPLTRQHRSKPGVTEKWDLYVRGFELATGYSELVDPVIQRERFEDQARLAAAGDDEAMRLDEDFLAAMEHGMPPTTGTGMGIDRLLMALTGLGIRETILFPIVRPAAR, from the coding sequence ATGCGGATTCGCCGCGAGAAGCGGGAGCGGTTGCTGGCCGAGGGACGCGAGCCCTATCCGGTAGTCGTCGGGCGGACGCACAGCCTCGCCGAAATTCGTGCCGCATACCCGGATCTGGCCGCCGATACGCAGACCGGTCAGCAGGTCGGAGTTGCGGGTCGCATTATTTTTCAGCGCAATAGCGGCAAGTTGTGTTTCGCCACTCTGCAGGAGGGTGACGGCACCAAGCTGCAGGCGATGATCAGCCTCAATGGCGTCGGCGCCGAATCGCTGGCGGCCTGGAAGGCCGATGTCGATCTGGGTGATTTCGTATTCGTGCACGGCGAGGTGATCGCTTCGCGCACAGGCGAATTGAGCGTCATGGCGGACGGCTGGGAGATGGCGGCCAAGGCGCTGCGCCCGCTGCCGGTGGCGCACAAGGAGATGAACGAGGAATCGCGCGTCCGGCAGCGCTACGTCGATCTCATCATCCGCCCGGAGGCCCGGGAGATGGCCCGTACGCGGGTCCAGGCGGTCCGTGCGCTGCGGAATGCGTTGGAGCGCAGGGGTTTCCTGGAGGTGGAGACCCCGATGCTGCAGACCATCCACGGCGGCGCCGCCGCGCGCCCGTTCGTCACGCACTCCAATGCGCTGGATCTGGAGCTGTTCCTGCGTATCGCGCCGGAGTTGTTCCTGAAGCGCTGTGTGGTGGGCGGCATCGAGAAGGTCTTCGAGATCAACCGTAACTTCCGGAACGAGGGCGCGGACTCCACCCATTCGCCCGAGTTCGCAATGCTGGAAACCTACGAGGCGTACGGCACCTACGACGATTCCGCGAAGATGATGCGGGAATTGATCCAGGAAGTCGCGCAGGAGGTCTACGGCACGCTGCTGGTGACACTGGCGGACGGAACCGAATACGATCTGTCGGGCGAGTGGACCACCGTCGAGATGTACCCGTCGCTGTCGGAGTCGATCGGTGTGGAGGTCACGCCGGAAACTTCCGTACAGGAATTGCTGGCACTTGCCGATCGCGTCGGTCTGGAAATTCCGCAGGACAAGGGCTACGGTCACGGCAAACTGGTCGAGGAACTCTGGGAGCATGTCTACGGCGACAAGCTGTACGCGCCGACTTTCGTGCGCGACTTCCCCGTGGAGACCTCTCCGTTGACACGTCAGCATCGGAGCAAGCCCGGGGTTACCGAGAAGTGGGACCTGTACGTGCGCGGCTTCGAACTCGCTACCGGATATTCGGAACTGGTCGATCCGGTCATCCAGCGCGAGCGTTTCGAGGATCAAGCGCGTTTGGCTGCCGCGGGTGACGACGAGGCCATGCGCCTGGACGAGGACTTCCTTGCCGCGATGGAGCACGGTATGCCTCCGACGACCGGAACGGGTATGGGAATCGACCGGTTGCTGATGGCCCTGACTGGCTTGGGAATCCGAGAAACGATACTCTTTCCAATTGTGCGTCCGGCAGCTCGTTAG
- a CDS encoding histone-like nucleoid-structuring protein Lsr2, translating into MAKKVTVSLIDDVDGESIADETIEFAIDGVSYEIDLSTTNASKLRDGLEVWVSNARRVSGRRRTKTALAGATTSPKSRVSIDREQSAAIREWARRNGHKVSARGRISADITEAYNKAASKN; encoded by the coding sequence ATGGCAAAGAAGGTCACCGTTAGCCTGATCGACGATGTCGACGGTGAGTCCATCGCGGACGAGACCATCGAGTTCGCAATCGATGGCGTCTCGTACGAGATCGACCTGTCGACGACTAATGCGTCCAAGCTGCGGGACGGTCTGGAGGTTTGGGTCTCGAACGCGCGTCGCGTGAGCGGCCGGCGCCGCACCAAGACCGCGCTTGCCGGCGCGACCACGAGCCCGAAGAGCCGGGTCTCGATCGACCGCGAACAAAGTGCGGCGATTCGCGAATGGGCGCGCCGGAATGGGCACAAGGTGTCGGCGCGTGGTCGTATCTCCGCGGACATCACGGAGGCTTACAACAAGGCCGCGTCGAAGAACTAG
- a CDS encoding FHA domain-containing protein, with amino-acid sequence MTAFHGSFLRVKDHEGRQHELMLTPDQPRITIGRSPQADLSLAWDVEVSRLHATAEYLGAHWTIVDDGLSRNGTFVNGDRLVGRHRLQPGDVIRMGTSRVTFHDFSGAAGDVTQTSTGGLPTLRSLTETQRTVLIALCRPLRGNDGFASPASNQQIAAELFLSVDAIKTHLRTLFAKFGVEDLPQNQKRVRLANLAMQSGVISERDL; translated from the coding sequence GTGACCGCATTTCACGGTTCCTTCCTGCGGGTCAAGGATCATGAGGGCCGTCAGCACGAGCTGATGCTGACCCCTGATCAGCCCCGCATCACCATCGGCCGCTCACCGCAGGCCGATCTCTCCCTGGCCTGGGACGTCGAGGTGTCGCGACTGCACGCGACCGCCGAATATCTGGGCGCACACTGGACCATCGTCGACGACGGCCTCTCCCGCAACGGCACCTTCGTCAATGGTGATCGCCTGGTGGGGCGGCATCGGCTGCAGCCTGGCGATGTCATCCGGATGGGCACCTCGCGGGTCACCTTCCACGATTTCAGCGGCGCCGCAGGCGATGTCACGCAGACCTCCACCGGCGGCCTGCCCACGCTGCGCTCGCTCACCGAAACCCAGCGGACCGTGCTCATCGCGCTGTGCCGCCCCCTGCGCGGCAATGACGGTTTCGCCTCACCCGCCTCCAATCAGCAGATCGCCGCCGAGCTGTTCCTCAGCGTGGACGCCATCAAGACCCATTTGCGCACGCTCTTCGCGAAATTCGGCGTCGAGGATCTTCCGCAGAACCAGAAACGCGTCCGACTCGCGAACCTGGCCATGCAGAGCGGTGTCATCTCCGAACGCGATCTGTAG
- a CDS encoding anthrone oxygenase family protein: MFALRTIALVAATLATGLVAGVFYAYAISVMPALHRTDDRSMIDVMQKINVVIVNPWFMFSFMGAVAFTVLAAALHLGKDSRTTLIWIAVALALNVIAFLITSGLNVPLNNQLAAAGDPAQIGDPAAIRSQFESSWVAWNIARAVLHTLAFLVLIGGLFVAGMQHGRANAAALPTGGTVASGFGGQPVRGGFAAPIAQVPAHGFAPAQPQFAPAKPQSAVAQPQFAPAWQAAPGQR, encoded by the coding sequence ATGTTTGCACTTCGCACGATTGCCCTGGTGGCGGCGACGCTGGCGACCGGCCTGGTCGCGGGAGTGTTCTACGCCTACGCGATTTCGGTCATGCCGGCCCTGCACCGCACCGACGACCGCTCGATGATCGACGTGATGCAGAAGATCAATGTGGTCATCGTCAACCCGTGGTTCATGTTCAGCTTCATGGGGGCCGTGGCCTTCACCGTGCTGGCGGCGGCGCTGCATCTGGGCAAGGATTCCCGGACCACGCTGATCTGGATCGCAGTCGCCTTGGCGCTCAATGTGATTGCCTTCCTGATCACCTCCGGCCTGAACGTGCCGCTCAACAATCAGCTGGCCGCGGCGGGCGATCCGGCGCAGATCGGTGATCCGGCCGCGATCCGGTCGCAGTTCGAATCCTCCTGGGTGGCTTGGAATATCGCCCGCGCCGTGCTGCACACCCTGGCGTTCCTGGTGCTGATCGGCGGGTTGTTCGTGGCGGGCATGCAGCACGGCCGGGCGAATGCGGCGGCGCTCCCGACCGGCGGCACGGTGGCGAGCGGGTTCGGCGGCCAGCCGGTGCGCGGCGGCTTCGCAGCCCCCATCGCTCAGGTTCCGGCGCACGGTTTCGCTCCGGCGCAGCCGCAGTTCGCTCCGGCAAAGCCGCAGTCCGCTGTCGCCCAGCCGCAGTTCGCTCCGGCCTGGCAGGCGGCTCCGGGGCAGCGCTAG
- a CDS encoding esterase/lipase family protein, which translates to MRRALLRRSPGSLLIMAMLAVLSVGVSGTAHADYPVTFNFFAGIPYELTNPGGSMPGSNDWSCKPSAVHPDPVVLVHGTAGGAQTNWGAYIPLLANEGYCVYSLTYGSLDVPWPLSALGGMKSIESEAAELGGFVDRVRTATGAAKVDLIAHSQGNIVGNYFIKRAGGSGEVDKFVAISAPWLGTYGDGMGVARIFARALGVNDLDGALGGTGICPACSEMTGGSPFIAALNADGVYDPTVSYTNIDTAYDELVVPFTSGLVPGPNAVNIQVQNGCPTDYSDHLAIAGSQRAATFALNALDPAHQRPVPCGFIPPFTGA; encoded by the coding sequence ATGCGTCGTGCGCTGCTGCGCCGGTCGCCGGGATCGTTGTTGATCATGGCAATGCTGGCGGTGCTGTCGGTAGGGGTGAGCGGCACCGCCCATGCCGACTATCCGGTCACCTTCAACTTCTTCGCGGGGATCCCGTACGAGCTCACCAATCCGGGCGGTTCCATGCCCGGTTCGAACGATTGGTCCTGTAAGCCCTCCGCGGTGCATCCGGACCCCGTGGTGCTCGTGCACGGCACCGCCGGTGGCGCACAGACCAACTGGGGGGCCTATATCCCGCTGCTGGCGAACGAGGGCTACTGCGTCTACTCCCTGACCTACGGCAGCCTCGATGTGCCGTGGCCGCTGTCGGCACTGGGCGGCATGAAGTCGATCGAGTCCGAAGCCGCCGAACTGGGCGGCTTCGTGGATCGCGTGCGCACCGCCACCGGCGCTGCCAAGGTCGATCTCATCGCCCATTCGCAGGGCAATATCGTCGGCAACTACTTCATCAAGCGGGCAGGCGGCTCCGGTGAGGTGGATAAATTCGTGGCCATCTCCGCGCCCTGGCTGGGCACCTACGGCGACGGCATGGGCGTGGCCCGGATCTTCGCGCGGGCGCTCGGCGTGAACGATCTGGACGGCGCACTGGGCGGGACCGGCATCTGCCCGGCCTGCTCGGAGATGACCGGCGGCAGCCCCTTCATCGCCGCCCTCAACGCCGACGGCGTGTACGACCCGACCGTGTCGTACACGAATATCGACACCGCCTACGACGAACTGGTCGTGCCGTTCACCAGCGGTCTGGTGCCCGGGCCGAACGCGGTGAACATCCAGGTGCAGAACGGCTGCCCGACCGATTACTCCGATCATCTGGCCATCGCGGGCAGTCAGCGGGCGGCCACCTTCGCGCTCAATGCCCTCGACCCGGCGCATCAGCGTCCGGTGCCGTGCGGCTTCATCCCGCCCTTCACCGGGGCATAG